The nucleotide sequence CCGATTTATTAGGTATGATTATTGAAGAACATCAAATGAACATTGCTTTTGAAGAAACAGCATGGGCTAATGCAGAAATCCTGAATCAAAAATTACAGTTCATCGATCAAAATTCATTTGAAATGATAAAAAAACATAGCCTTTCCACATATATTAGGAATTATGAAGAAGATTTGGCGGCTTACAAACAGCTACTGGAACAAACAGAGCTTCAGCCTGCTTAATTTTAGTGAGCCCAAACAAAAAAAGAATAAAATGCATGTAATAAAACAACGATCTTGAAAGCGAACATTTCCTTTCAAGATCGTTTTTCTGTAATAATTTAATTTTATATTTCAATAATTATCGGCAAAATCATTGGCTTTTTCATTTTTAATGTAAAGATATATTGATCTACCGCGTGTTTAATCGCTTTTTTCATAGCAAAAGGATTGGCTTCATTAAAGTTTTCTACAGCTGCTTGAGCAATTTCGTTAATATCATTTATTAATCCTTCTGACTCCCTTGCATAGACGAATCCGCGCGAAATACTGTACGGACCTGAAATTATGGAACCATCGAATTTACTGATTGTGACAACAATAACTAGCATCCCATCTTCGGAAAGCTGCTTTCGATCCCGCAGTACAATTTCACCGACTTCATCACTTCCAGTACCATCCACATACGTGTCTCCCGCCGGAATTGCACGTGTTTGCCGTGCTTCCCCGCCTTTAATATCAACTATTTCACCATTTTTCAAGATAAATGTATGCCCTTTTTCAACTCCAACCGCTTCCGCCAATGAACGATGAATATGAAGCATGCGGTATTCTCCATGAATCGGAATAAAATATTTTGGCTTCATCAGTGTCAGCATCATTTTTAAATCTTCTTGATAGCCATGTCCAGATACGTGCATACCGGTAATGCTTGAATTTCCGTAAACTACATTTGCGCCAAGCTGAAACAGATTATCTACTATTTTTGAAACGTCTTTTTCATTTCCCGGTATAGGAGAAGCTGCGAAAATTACCGTATCGCCTTGGACAACTTTGACATCTCGATTACGACCAGTTGAAAGTCGGGAAAGAGCAGCTAATGGTTCCCCTTGGCTTCCTGTACATAAAATTACTGCCCGTTCCGGCGGTAACTCTTTTAACTCTCTTGGTTCGATAAGCATCCAGCCTGGAATATCCAAGTACCCTAGTCGCATCGCTACAGATGTAACATTGACCATGCTGCGACCTAATAATACAATTTTCCGATTCGTCTTTTTGGCTGCTTCGACAATTTGATGAATACGATTCACATTGGATGCAAATGTAGAAATAAAGATTTTTCCGGTCGCCCTTTGAAACGCCTCATCCAAATGACGTCCAATTACTTGCTCGGATGGTGTAAATCCCGGACGTTCAGCGTTTGTACTTTCGGAAATAAGCGCAAGCACCCCTTCTGA is from Solibacillus isronensis and encodes:
- a CDS encoding ribonuclease J, giving the protein MLNTENTLSIFALGGINEIGKNMYVIEYGEELVIVDCGGKFADQSLLGVDLIIPDLSYLEENKHKIKALVVTHGHEDHIGGIPYLLRKINMPIYATRFTLGLIELKLKEHKLLRDSELNEINAESKISFDQLSLTFFKTSHSIPDCLGIVFHTPEGKVIHTGDFKFDFTPVNDQTSDIHKMAALGSEGVLALISESTNAERPGFTPSEQVIGRHLDEAFQRATGKIFISTFASNVNRIHQIVEAAKKTNRKIVLLGRSMVNVTSVAMRLGYLDIPGWMLIEPRELKELPPERAVILCTGSQGEPLAALSRLSTGRNRDVKVVQGDTVIFAASPIPGNEKDVSKIVDNLFQLGANVVYGNSSITGMHVSGHGYQEDLKMMLTLMKPKYFIPIHGEYRMLHIHRSLAEAVGVEKGHTFILKNGEIVDIKGGEARQTRAIPAGDTYVDGTGSDEVGEIVLRDRKQLSEDGMLVIVVTISKFDGSIISGPYSISRGFVYARESEGLINDINEIAQAAVENFNEANPFAMKKAIKHAVDQYIFTLKMKKPMILPIIIEI